One stretch of Lytechinus variegatus isolate NC3 chromosome 17, Lvar_3.0, whole genome shotgun sequence DNA includes these proteins:
- the LOC121430888 gene encoding echinoidin-like, with amino-acid sequence MEVFAKSCVVVSTLIFIGTFVEVFPYVAGGGCGCSPLWTSYNGHCYRFFNDRNISWIDAELRCRSFSIPCGDLTSTQSIAHLVSVHSQEEMDFLTAMYESLRSKRGPSRVWIGLHDKSTENRSEWIDGTAVNFTDWAPGQPNDRNGFHDCTFFAKWGDYQWNDMACDPENVESYICKHPKW; translated from the exons ATGGAGGTGTTTGCTAAGAGTTGTGTGGTTGTATCCACGTTAATATTCATTGGAACGTTTGTAGAGGTTTTCCCCTACGTGGCTGGGGGAGGCTGTGGCTGTTCCCCGCTGTGGACCTCCTATAATGGACACTGTTACAG ATTCTTCAACGATAGGAACATTTCGTGGATAGATGCTGAGCTTCGATGTCGGTCGTTCTCGATTCCGTGTGGTGACTTGACCTCGACCCAATCCATCGCTCACCTTGTCTCAGTTCACTCCCAGGAAGAGATGGATTTCCTGACAGCAATGTACGAATCACTACGGTCCAAACGA GGTCCCAGTCGAGTATGGATTGGTCTCCACGACAAATCCACTGAAAACCGTTCGGAATGGATAGACGGGACGGCTGTTAACTTCACAGATTGGGCGCCAGGCCAGCCCAATGATCGCAACGGTTTCCACGACTGCACGTTCTTCGCGAAATGGGGCGACTATCAATGGAATGATATGGCATGCGATCCAGAAAATGTGGAATCATACATCTGCAAGCATCCAAAATGGTGA
- the LOC121430887 gene encoding 39S ribosomal protein L15, mitochondrial-like, whose product MAKSGTGRALEVVRSLPRVALNNLRDNPGAKKKDNRRGRGQHGGGMSGRGKSGQGMRGTKPRVGFEGGQTPFYLRVPKYPYYKDHHLRRQYLPVTLTKLQHLIDMGRIDPDQPIDVTSFVNSGAFEIKIKEKHYGINLIEEGLDNFAAQINIEVQHISELSIAAIERCGGIVTTGFYDPISLDALAYPLQFFQQGKPIPRRALPPKDLVTYYTDASNRGYLSDPDKVLQARADLAQKHGYVLPNLMDDPKREMLRMRKDPRQVFFGLQPGWFVSLSDRTVLKPVDEDLQEYYKS is encoded by the exons ATGGCGAAATCTGGGACAGGTAGAGCATTAGAAGTAGTTCGTAGTTTACCAAGAGTTGCCTTAAACAACTTGAGAGATAATCCCGGTGCAAAGAAAAAG GATAATAGAAGGGGGCGTGGCCAGCATGGTGGAGGTATGAGTGGGCGGGGTAAGAGCGGTCAAGGAATGAGAGGGACCAAGCCAAGAGTTGGGTTTGAAGGAGGTCAGACACCATTTTACTTGAGGGTACCCAAGTACCCTTACTACAAAGATCATCA TCTTCGTAGACAGTACCTTCCAGTTACCCTGACAAAGCTTCAGCATTTGATCGACATGGGTCGTATTGACCCAGACCAGCCCATCGACGTGACGTCTTTCGTCAACTCGGGAGCATTTGAAATCAAGATCAAAGAAAAGCACTATGGAATCAACTTGATAGAAGAA ggTTTGGACAACTTTGCCGCTCAGATCAACATTGAGGTCCAGCATATATCAGAGTTATCCATCGCAGCTATCGAGAGATGCGGAGGCATCGTCACGACGGGATTCTATGATCCAATCAGTCTGGATGCCCTTGCCTACCCTCTCCAGTTCTTCCAGCAGGGAAAGCCTATTCCAAGGCGTGCCCTTCCACCCAAGGACCTAGTGACGTACTACACCGACGCCAGCAACCGAGGATATCTCTCTGACCCTGACAAGGTGCTTCAGGCTAGGGCTGATCTTGCACAGAAACATGGTTACGTTCTGCCTAATCTGATGGATGATCCCAAGAGGGAGATGCTTCGGATGAGGAAAGATCCCCGTCAGGTTTTCTTTGGACTCCAACCCGGTTGGTTTGTGAGCCTTTCCGATAGGACAGTACTGAAGCCGGTAGATGAAGACTTGCAGGAATACTACAAGTCATGA